A genomic segment from Klebsiella africana encodes:
- a CDS encoding PTS sugar transporter subunit IIC, translated as MSANHAAFNLIFRFVENYISPIAGRISSQRHVMAIRDGFISAMPFMIVGSFLLVFAYPPFSPDTTWGFARAWLDLAKEFEGRILTPFDMTMGIMSIYICAAISYNLGKHYEKSNQLDPFMCAMLSIMAFLLIAAPKTNGTLPVDSLGGTGIFTAILVAIFCVEMMRFLKAHNIGIRLPDQVPPMIKNSFDLLIPVLVVVLTLYPLSLFIQHHFDMLIPQAIMAIFKPLVSAADSLPAILLAVLIGHLLWFAGIHGAAIVSGMLQMFWLTNLGMNQQALAQGAPLPHIFMEAFWTFFIVVGGSGATMGLVFCYLRSRSAHLRSIGRLSVVPSLFNINEPVIFGTPIVMNPVFFIPFLLAPMVNAVLAWAAMKLDLIGRVISVVPWTAPAPIGGAWALGWDFRAAILVIVLACVSAIIYFPFFKVYEKQLLAQEAEEAERAEQESQQTA; from the coding sequence ATGTCTGCTAACCATGCTGCGTTTAATTTGATATTTCGCTTTGTAGAAAATTACATTAGCCCCATCGCAGGGCGGATCTCATCGCAGCGTCACGTCATGGCTATTCGTGACGGTTTTATCTCAGCGATGCCATTTATGATCGTCGGATCATTCCTGCTGGTATTTGCTTATCCTCCTTTCTCGCCTGATACCACCTGGGGTTTTGCCCGCGCCTGGTTGGATCTGGCAAAAGAGTTTGAAGGACGTATTTTGACCCCCTTTGATATGACGATGGGGATCATGTCGATCTACATTTGCGCCGCAATCTCCTACAATCTCGGTAAGCACTACGAGAAATCCAATCAGCTTGATCCCTTTATGTGCGCAATGCTGTCGATCATGGCCTTTTTGCTGATTGCCGCGCCGAAGACGAATGGCACGCTGCCGGTGGATAGCCTCGGGGGCACCGGGATCTTTACCGCGATTCTGGTGGCGATATTCTGTGTAGAGATGATGCGTTTTCTTAAGGCGCATAACATCGGCATCCGGCTGCCGGATCAGGTTCCGCCGATGATCAAAAACTCGTTTGATCTGCTGATCCCTGTGCTGGTGGTTGTGCTGACGCTGTATCCACTGAGCCTGTTTATTCAACACCATTTTGACATGCTGATCCCGCAGGCCATTATGGCTATTTTCAAACCACTGGTTTCGGCAGCTGATTCTCTGCCGGCAATTCTGCTGGCGGTGCTTATTGGTCATCTGTTGTGGTTTGCCGGGATCCATGGTGCGGCGATTGTGTCCGGGATGCTGCAGATGTTCTGGCTGACCAACCTCGGTATGAACCAGCAGGCGCTGGCCCAGGGCGCGCCTTTGCCGCATATCTTTATGGAGGCGTTCTGGACCTTCTTTATCGTGGTCGGCGGTTCTGGCGCCACCATGGGGCTGGTGTTCTGTTACCTGCGCAGCCGCTCAGCGCATTTGCGTTCCATTGGCCGTCTGAGCGTGGTGCCAAGCCTGTTTAATATTAACGAACCGGTTATCTTCGGCACGCCTATCGTTATGAACCCGGTGTTCTTTATTCCGTTCCTGCTGGCGCCGATGGTGAACGCGGTGCTGGCCTGGGCGGCAATGAAGCTGGATCTGATTGGCCGCGTTATCTCGGTAGTACCGTGGACGGCACCTGCGCCGATTGGCGGGGCCTGGGCGCTGGGCTGGGATTTCAGGGCGGCGATTCTGGTGATCGTGCTGGCCTGTGTGTCGGCGATTATCTACTTCCCGTTCTTTAAGGTGTATGAGAAACAGCTCCTTGCCCAGGAAGCGGAAGAGGCCGAACGGGCGGAGCAGGAGAGTCAACAGACCGCATAA
- the fhuF gene encoding siderophore-iron reductase FhuF, whose amino-acid sequence MAWRSLPLSDELIWRAPLPTAERALAESIREKIATLRPHLLDFLRLDEPAPRHALTLAEWSQSTALRSLLATYSDHIYRHQPTLPQEQKPLLSLWAQWYIGLLVPPLMLALLNEPQGLSLAPEHFHVEFHESGRAACFWIDVHSDPDIERLSPQARMDALVTRTLQPVVEALAATGEINSKLIWSNTGYLINWYLGEMRALLGEERLATLRQHCFFEKQLADGQDNPLWRTVVLREGQLVRRTCCQRYRLPDVQQCGDCTLK is encoded by the coding sequence ATGGCCTGGCGTTCTCTTCCTCTCAGCGATGAACTCATCTGGCGGGCTCCCCTCCCGACGGCCGAGCGCGCTCTGGCGGAGAGTATTCGGGAAAAAATCGCGACCCTGCGTCCCCATCTGCTCGATTTCCTGCGCCTTGACGAACCCGCGCCACGGCACGCGTTAACGCTTGCCGAATGGTCGCAATCCACCGCCTTACGCTCTCTGCTGGCAACTTACTCCGATCATATCTATCGTCATCAACCGACGCTGCCGCAGGAACAGAAGCCCCTGCTCTCGCTCTGGGCGCAATGGTATATCGGACTGCTGGTGCCGCCGCTAATGCTGGCGCTGCTCAATGAACCGCAAGGCCTCAGCCTGGCGCCAGAACATTTCCATGTCGAATTTCATGAAAGCGGCCGGGCGGCATGCTTCTGGATTGATGTGCATAGCGATCCCGACATCGAGAGGCTTTCACCACAGGCGCGGATGGATGCCCTGGTAACGCGCACCCTGCAGCCGGTTGTTGAGGCGCTGGCGGCGACGGGCGAGATCAATAGCAAACTTATCTGGAGCAATACGGGTTATTTGATTAACTGGTATCTTGGGGAAATGCGCGCGCTGCTGGGTGAGGAACGGCTTGCCACGTTACGTCAGCACTGCTTCTTTGAAAAACAGCTCGCCGATGGCCAGGATAACCCGCTGTGGCGAACGGTGGTGCTGCGTGAAGGGCAGTTAGTCCGACGCACCTGCTGTCAGCGCTATCGCCTGCCGGATGTCCAACAGTGCGGCGACTGCACCCTAAAATAA